Proteins encoded by one window of Halomonas sp. SH5A2:
- the mraY gene encoding phospho-N-acetylmuramoyl-pentapeptide-transferase has translation MLLHLANFLSQYQSAFQVFNYLTLRVILAALTALFLCLWLGPWVIKRLVEGQIGQAVRDDGPQSHLSKAGTPTMGGAMILMAMAVSTLMWGDLTNHYVWVVLGVTLGFGAIGWIDDYRKVVEKNPRGLPARWKYFWQSVVGLSAALILYFTAASAVETSLLIPTLKDVAIPLGIFYILLTYLVIVGSSNAVNLTDGLDGLAIMPTVLVAMGLAIFAYASGNALFADYLHIPFILGTGELAVFCATIAGAGLGFLWFNTYPAQVFMGDVGALALGAALGVVAVIVRQEIVLFIMGGIFVLETVSVILQVGSYKLTGRRIFRMAPLHHHYELKGWPEPRVIVRFWIITVVLVLLGLATLKVR, from the coding sequence ATGTTACTTCATTTGGCGAATTTTCTGTCGCAGTATCAATCTGCCTTTCAGGTTTTCAACTATTTAACCCTACGGGTGATTTTAGCCGCCTTGACAGCGCTGTTTTTGTGCTTATGGCTAGGGCCCTGGGTGATAAAGCGGCTGGTCGAAGGGCAAATTGGCCAGGCCGTGCGTGATGACGGTCCGCAATCGCACCTCTCAAAAGCCGGCACGCCGACTATGGGTGGGGCGATGATTCTGATGGCCATGGCGGTCAGTACTCTGATGTGGGGGGATCTGACCAATCACTACGTATGGGTCGTGCTAGGTGTGACACTAGGTTTTGGCGCGATTGGTTGGATAGATGATTACCGCAAAGTGGTCGAGAAAAATCCTCGAGGGTTGCCGGCACGCTGGAAGTATTTCTGGCAATCGGTGGTGGGCTTAAGCGCGGCACTGATTCTTTACTTCACCGCGGCCTCGGCAGTGGAAACCAGCCTGTTGATACCGACGCTGAAAGACGTCGCGATTCCGCTGGGCATTTTTTATATCCTGTTAACCTACTTGGTGATTGTCGGTAGCTCCAATGCCGTCAACCTGACCGATGGCCTTGATGGCTTGGCCATCATGCCGACGGTGCTGGTGGCGATGGGGCTGGCGATTTTTGCTTATGCGAGCGGCAACGCGCTTTTCGCTGACTATCTGCATATCCCGTTTATCCTGGGTACCGGCGAACTGGCCGTTTTTTGCGCAACGATAGCGGGCGCTGGGCTGGGTTTTCTTTGGTTCAATACCTATCCTGCGCAAGTCTTTATGGGCGACGTGGGAGCGCTTGCACTCGGCGCAGCGCTTGGCGTGGTGGCCGTTATTGTCCGTCAGGAAATTGTGTTGTTCATCATGGGCGGCATTTTCGTTCTGGAGACCGTATCGGTCATTTTGCAGGTCGGCTCTTATAAGCTCACTGGGCGTCGGATCTTCCGAATGGCGCCTTTGCATCACCACTATGAGCTGAAAGGCTGGCCAGAGCCGCGGGTGATCGTGCGCTTTTGGATCATTACCGTGGTGCTGGTGCTGCTGGGGCTCGCAACGCTAAAAGTTCGTTAA
- a CDS encoding UDP-N-acetylmuramoyl-tripeptide--D-alanyl-D-alanine ligase, which produces MDWTLGRVAAALAIEAPPSLADMPISTVVTDTRKMVAGGLFVALKGPRFDGHDLLAEAQQAGAVAALVETPVNGPLPQLVCSDTRLGLGLLSAAAREDWQGPLVAVTGNSGKTTVKDMTAALLAPLGAVHSTQGNLNNDIGAPLTLLALTPGHQAAVVELGANHLGEIAWTTRLARPQVAVITNVTGAHVGEFGGMGQIAQAKGEVLSGLADDGVAVLNRDDHYFAYWAACAAPRRVISFSINTPADIWAEALSCDSQGRYAFTLNYQGRSLGRVHLPLLGKHNVSNALAAAAAALSLGVSSAQVIERLACLSALPNRLGVLPGLRGVNLLDDSYNANPGAVKAALDTLVSLPGPHWCALGAMGELGSESSALHADIGRYAAQLGVDLLLTLGEAAKPASDAFDGGLHFNDHATLVRHLHNTLPPNASLLVKGSRSAGMEQIVTALRTDEIR; this is translated from the coding sequence ATGGACTGGACGCTAGGTCGAGTGGCGGCGGCGCTCGCCATTGAAGCGCCGCCATCCTTGGCGGACATGCCCATCAGCACTGTCGTTACCGACACACGCAAGATGGTGGCGGGAGGACTGTTTGTCGCCCTCAAGGGGCCGCGGTTTGACGGTCATGATCTGTTGGCCGAGGCACAGCAGGCGGGCGCTGTTGCGGCTCTGGTGGAAACACCAGTGAATGGTCCGCTGCCTCAACTGGTGTGCTCCGATACCCGCCTGGGGTTGGGGCTGCTGTCTGCCGCCGCGCGCGAGGACTGGCAGGGCCCTCTGGTGGCGGTGACCGGCAACAGCGGCAAAACCACGGTGAAAGACATGACGGCCGCCTTGCTGGCGCCGCTGGGCGCGGTTCATTCCACTCAGGGCAATCTCAATAATGACATTGGGGCGCCGTTAACCTTGCTGGCGTTGACGCCAGGCCATCAGGCAGCGGTGGTTGAGTTGGGTGCCAATCATCTGGGGGAAATTGCCTGGACGACGCGTCTGGCCCGGCCCCAGGTCGCCGTTATTACCAATGTCACCGGTGCTCATGTCGGCGAGTTCGGCGGGATGGGGCAAATTGCCCAGGCCAAGGGCGAAGTGTTGAGCGGCTTGGCGGACGATGGCGTGGCGGTTTTAAATCGCGATGATCATTATTTTGCCTATTGGGCAGCCTGTGCTGCACCGCGTCGTGTCATCAGCTTCAGCATCAATACACCGGCGGATATCTGGGCCGAAGCGCTTTCCTGTGACTCTCAAGGGCGTTATGCTTTCACGCTTAACTATCAAGGGCGATCGCTTGGGCGGGTGCATTTGCCGCTGCTGGGCAAGCATAATGTGAGCAATGCGCTTGCTGCTGCCGCGGCGGCGCTCTCCCTGGGCGTATCGTCAGCGCAGGTGATCGAGCGCCTGGCGTGCTTGTCCGCATTGCCCAACCGGCTTGGTGTGCTACCCGGGCTACGCGGTGTCAATTTGCTTGATGATAGCTATAACGCCAACCCTGGCGCGGTGAAAGCCGCGTTAGATACGTTGGTCAGCCTACCGGGGCCGCACTGGTGTGCATTGGGGGCAATGGGGGAGCTGGGTAGCGAATCCAGCGCTTTGCATGCTGATATCGGCCGATATGCAGCGCAGTTGGGTGTCGATCTGCTGTTAACGCTGGGGGAAGCCGCCAAGCCGGCCAGCGATGCCTTTGATGGTGGGTTGCATTTTAATGATCACGCGACGCTTGTGCGTCATCTTCACAATACGTTGCCGCCCAATGCCAGCTTGTTGGTAAAAGGGTCGCGCAGCGCAGGCATGGAACAAATTGTCACCGCCCTGCGCACGGATGAGATAAGGTAA